A window of Fusobacterium necrogenes genomic DNA:
GAGAGAGAAGAGAGAAAAAACATAAAAAAAGAGGTATACTCTAATACCTCTAACCCTTTAAAAACCTCATATAAACGATTTTACGAGATCATTTATTTTGTAGTTTTTTATATTAAGTTGTATTTTTTATTTTTTCTCATACTTCTCTAAAAATTCATAAATAGCAAAATTCAACATCTGTATTTTAGAATAATTTTTATACTCTAAACATAAATTATTAAATCTATCTAGCAACCCTTTATTTATTCTCATAGAAGTAACATAAGTGTCTAAATCTAATAACTCTTTTGGTATCATTATATTATTTTCTACCATTTTTTTCACATCTAAAATACTATCGATATTATCTAAAAGAAAAATAAATTTGTTAGCAATTTCTTTGTTTTCTAGTTTTTCTTTAATTAATATAAATGTATTTTCATGTAGTTCTATATTTTTTGTATTATCTTGTATCTCTTTTGTAGTTTTTTCTTTTTCCACTCTCTCAATGTTCTCTTGCTGTTGCTCTCTTGGCTCTCCTTCACTATCAAATAAAGGAACATCAATATACTCTTCTACTCCATTTTTATACTCTAATAACTCCAGTTCCTCTGGTGTAAAATAACTAAAATAAGTATCTAAAAATTTATCTAAAGCCGCTTTTCTAAAAAATATTGTATTTTCTTCTTTTTTCCTAGTAACAATATTTTTCAAAGTATCAGCTCCAAATTTTTCTAGAGCTGCTTTAATTAATACTATCTTATTATCATCTTTCATTATTCCACCTCACTACAAATATATTAAACTGTATTTAATTTCCAAAATACTTTTATATTATATTGTAGTTATATTATATCACTAGATAAAAAAAGAGAAAAGATTTTTATTTCTCTTTTCTCCTATAAAAAAGTAGTCATTAATTACGTTCCTTAATTAATTGCTCTAATAATTCAATTTTCTTTTGTATTACTATATTTCTAACATCACTCTTTAACTCGTCATCTGTAAAATTAAATTCATATTTTTTTAATTCCTTATTATAACCTCCAAAACCATTCTTAGCTCTAAACGAATGCGAAATATAATATTTATTACCACTCTTATGATAATGTACATAATCTAATCTATAGCTTTCTGGTTCTCTTAAATCATCTTTTATTAATAAATAACAAAATTCATTAAAAAATTTATCAATTCTTTCTTTTTCTAATTTTTTTTCTTTCTCTAACCTTTCCATCTCCAATCTTTCTTTTCTCTCTTGTTTTTTTCTCTCTAATTCTTCTTTCTCCTTCCTAGTCTCATCAATAATTAAATTCCATTCCTCTAATTCTTTTTGTGCTTTAACTCTAATTTTAGAATTATCACTTTCTTTTTTCTCTTCCAAATATTTTATTTTTCCATTTGCTAACTCTTTAAAACTTTCAAACTCATTTATAATCCATCTTTCTGCAATAGATTTTTTCTCTTCTTTACTAGTAATATGAATATTTTCAAAACATCCAAACAAAAAATAACTCAAACACAATATAAACAATATTTTCTTCAAAAAATTTCACCCACTTAATTTTACTTATTTTAAATCCAATTAAAGTATAGCTTTACTTTTCTATTTTTTCAATATATTTCTTAAAACTACTTGACTTTTAGCTCAAAAAATCTAGAATGAACTTTGAAGATTCTCTAAGAAAGCTAGACTTTTCCCCTATATAAGCTATTTAAAAAAAATCTAAATAGCTCTAAGGGGTATGGCTCAATCTAAATGAACTCAGTTAGTTCTCTTAAGTCTCAGCCTCTTCTCTTACTTTACTTTGTGTAAATCCGTACTTATTCCCCCATACGTTCGCCCTCATCTGCCTGTATTCAGATTTAAAGAGGTATAAAAGAAGTCCCGAATAGAATAACCACCAAACCGTTATATATCCGTCGTTCTCACGTCGCAACAATTCCTACCAACCAATCTATTTATAATTGCTTGGACTGCTTAGTGCCTAGCAGCTACTTATTAAATAATAAGTAAATTTTATAATTATATAATTACAGGATTTTTTGAGTTATCTTAACTCCACTAGCTCAATGCTTTAATTTTAATAAATAAAAAAGGACTGTAATGTTATCCAGTCCTACAATTCCAATTTTTATATTTAACTTTAAGTTCAGCTCTTGACAACTTGTTTATAATCTGCTAAACTCTATGTATAAATAAAAAACAACGGCTAATTGTTAGTGGCATAACATTTAGTTGTATAGGCTCTTTAAATGGTGGCACATTTAGAGAGCTGTTTTTTTATTCTCTTGTTTTGATGATACCTCATTTTTTGATATTTAGCAAGTATTTTTTTTATTTTCTTTTCTCCATTTACTTTTAGTTCTCTATCTCTAATGTTAGTAGCTCTTAGTATTTTAGCTTATTCTCTCCCTCTTCTCTCCCTTATGGTGTTTCTCTAATTTTTTCTTTCTCTCTCTTGCTGCTTGGTGTTATTTCTCTTCTCTCCTATTTCTTTTTTATCTCTCTTTATTAGAACTAATTTTATCTTATCTTTTCTATTTAAAAAAGCTCTCAAACCATTTAAAATTCTAAGTTTAAGAGCCTTATTTTTATAAAATTACATATGTTATTTTTTGATTTTAGGCACTTTATAAGTGCTTAAAACTCTCATTTTTTATACTTGTAGTGTCATTCTCAAGTAAATTATTAATAAGACTTTTCAGTTCTGCAACTAGCAAAATTAAATCTTTTTTAGTTACAAACTCTATATTAGTTCTATTTCTCACAACTCTTAAAAAGCTTTTATGGCTCTTCTGAGGTGCTAGACTATCAAATATTACTTGAGATATTCTGCTAGTCAATATTAGCTCTTTATTTTCAATATAGAACGTATAGAAGTCTTGCTCTTTGTATCTATCAACTATGTAAGTGAAATAACTCTCCTCAACCTCTGAAAAGTGTTTTAAGCTCTTAGATAATAAGCAGCTTATCTCTCTCAGCTTTGAACTGATTATATTCTCATCAGTTCTCTTGCTCTTCTTTATATTCAAAAATCTAAACTCCAAACGTGTGTTCGCTGCTCTGTTCTTATCCTTACAATTATAACAAGTAATCTCAATGTCTTTAGCTCTAAACTTAATATTTTTAATATCTTTTTTATTTCTAGTATTTAATACTTCTTTAGCTCCAAGCTCTTTCGCTAAGCACTCCAGCAGCATTAACATTATATTTTTTATATTCTCCGATTCTAAATAACTATCAAATGCTATATCCAATCTAATTATACTTTTCTTACAATCCAACCCTAATCTTGTTTCAAGTTCTCTAATAGCAGCTAAACTCTCTTTGATATTAGTTAAATATTGCCCTCTATTTGAGTAATAATAGTGAGATGGCTTAAATGGTATCTTTGTAGTTTTTCTGTAAGTATGTCTAACTTGCTCAGATAATATACTATATTCTGCACTCATATAGCTATTATATTGCTTTAAATCTAGCTCTTTACTATACTCTTTTTCTATTGTGTCTACTCCACAAGTGTTAAATATCATGTCTTATCACTTCCTTTCAATTAAATTTTCTCTTGATTTTTGGTAAGTGATAAGATATACTTTAAACAACCACGATTAAGATATATCTTATCACTTTTCTAAAATTCTCTATTAACTGCTAATTAATAGAGTTTTTTATTTTTTAGGCTGCAAATTCAATATTATATAACTCTTTCAGCTCTTTAGCTCTCTTATCAAACTCTTTATCTAAATTAAGATATAAGCACTTATCTAAACGTCTTGAACTAGCTTTTAATAATAGCAGCACTTCTCCATCTTTTCCTCTTGGTGTAAATATTTCTCCCTCAAATTCTTTTTCTCTAATCAGATTTTGAAAATCTAAAGAGCAATAAAACATTACATCAGCTTTTGACTTCTTTAAACTCTGCATTAAATCTCTATGTTCGCTATTCTCTTTATTGTTGCAATATTCTAAATTCCATAAACGATTATCATATTTCAATGAGTTCTTATGATTTATTTGATTATAACTTGAGTTCGTGTTTCTTAAAAAGCAATTAGCTACTGCAATATGAGTGTTTATCTGTTTCTTATACTCTCCATTTATCTCTACTCTATCATCAAATTTGATTCTCAAATAGCTATCTCTATTTTTCTCATTCTGAACCATAAAATAGAACTTATCAGCCACTTTCTGCATGACTTCTCCAAGTCCATTTATATAGTACTTAGTGCCTTTAAATTGTCTAAAGCTCACTAATTCTCTAGCTATCTCTATATCTCCCTTACTTGCTAATATTAAATTAGTTATAATGTCATTTTGATTTTTTCTTATCTCACCTCCTCTCATCTCTGTTGTAATTCCTTTTTGTAGATTTTTCAGCAACATATTTCATCAACTCCTTATAATTTATTTGCCCTAAACGAGCATTGTTGCTTATATTTATATTATATCAAATTGATTTTTCGATTTTTTTGACCCCTATTTTTTTAACTTTTGGATTCCCTTTTCTCTTCTCTCTCTCAGCTCTTAAAATCCGTTTTAAACTCTTTTAATTTAAAAAAAGGCTTTTTATACTAGCTTATTGCTCTGCTCTAATTTTTTGTTTTCTATTTTAAAAACCTCATGAAAAAATCGTGTCAATAGACTTTTTTATATTTTTATGTATATACATATATAACTAAATTAATCTACTTTATTTTTGTTTTATTCTATGTTGTATCACTTTTTACAGATTTTTTCCAATGCAGCAAGAAAAATTTTTTAATCTATGCTATTTTAATATAGAAAATATGGCTCTATTTAGCTTTCTATTTTTTTATTTGACTTATTACTCGCCTATACTCTTTAAAACCTCTAATTTCGCTCTATATTGATAATACGTCGCATTTTCAATCATAAAATATTACTTTTATTTTTTCTCTTGGGGTACGTTATATATAGATAGACGTTGTGTAGTTCTCTTCTCTCCTCTTCCTCGTGATACGTGCTTAGCTCATTGCTCTACTTTTCTCTTATAGCTCTTATAATTCCTTATTTCATAAAGTGTACGTTAAGAACCTAGAATTATTTCTATATAATTTTTATGTTAAGCAGCACTCTTGATGAAGAGAGAAGAAAAGGAAACCCCTATATTTCTTTTCTTACGTATTACCATATCTCTATAGATTTATATTAAGAATTTTTACAAAAAATAAAAAAGCAGGAGAGCCTGCCAGAGCTCCCCCACATAAAACATTAATAAACGTTTTTAGATAACATTAAAAATAAAGTTATCATAACTAGAAAAAATATAAGCTTTCTCACTTGTCCACCTCCTTTCTCGAAGTGTTAAGTTAAGAAAGAAGAGCAATTTAATTATATCATTGAAGTTTCTAAAAATCTATGCTATAATTAAATTAACTAGAAGAATATAAGTAAAAAAGAGCAAAAAGAGAGGTATGCCAGTATCTCTCTTTTTAATTTACCTTTTAAATAAAAAAGAGTGGAACTGCTCTGCTCCCCTTTATTTTTAAGAATGGAGAGAAGAGAAATTTTTCTCCTCTGCTCCTCTAGTTTTAAATTTCTTTAAGTTCTTTCTTATATTTGAAATATGTATTTCTATTTATTTTTAATATCTCTATAACCTCAATATCTTTAAGACTTCCCCCAAAACTCTTAGAAAGCTTTTTAATTTTTTCTTTCATTTCCTTAGCTTTTTTTGTTTCTATCTTTGAGCCTTCTTTTCTTCCTAATACAACTCCCTCAGCTTTTTTTATTCTTAGTGCTTCACTTGTCCTTACTCTCAAGTCTAATACTTCTTTTTCAGACTGTTGAAAAGCTTTCTCTATTTGCTCCTCTGCTATTACTCTCAATACTTCCTCAATGGCACTAAGTAAAATATCTGTTATTCTATTTCCTGT
This region includes:
- a CDS encoding recombinase family protein yields the protein MIYGYCRISTKRQSLQRQIDNMKKYEKENDIKIDIFTEVYTGTETDRKVYQSLKKKLKSGDTLIFDSVSRMSRNAEEGVQEYFELYKKGINLIFLKERYIDTEVYDRAKNQQIQKTGNRITDILLSAIEEVLRVIAEEQIEKAFQQSEKEVLDLRVRTSEALRIKKAEGVVLGRKEGSKIETKKAKEMKEKIKKLSKSFGGSLKDIEVIEILKINRNTYFKYKKELKEI